The candidate division WOR-3 bacterium genome includes the window TAAGGGACCTGGGTTTTCCGGGCCAGCCACCTTTCACGCGTGGTATTCACCAGGACATGTACCGGGGTCGGCTGTGGACGATGCGTCAATTCGCCGGGTTCGGTACCGCCAGACATACAAACGAGCGGTACAAGTTTCTCCTCAGTCATGGCGAGACTGGACTGTCGGTTGCTTTTGACTTCCCGACGCTCTATGGTCGAGACTCAGACGACGAACGTGCCCGAGGTGAAGTAGGCAAGTGTGGGGTGGCAGTATCCTCGCTTGAGGATATGGAAACGCTCTTTTCGGGAATTCCACTCGACAAGGTCTCAACCTCGATGACGATAAACGGACCCGCCTCGGTGGTGTGGGCCCTGTACATCGCTACGGCCGAAAAGCAGGGCGTGTCGGCTGACAAGTTGCGCGGCACAATTCAGAACGATATTCTGAAGGAGTACATCGCCCAGAAGTCGTGGCTGTTTCCGCCCGAGCCTTCGATGCGGGTCATCACCGACATAATGGCGTTCGGCGCCAAAGAAGTTCCACAATGGAATACAATTTCAATCTCCGGGTACCACATCCGCGAGGCCGGTTCAACTGCAGCCCAGGAGCTGGCATTCACGCTTAAAGACGGGCTCACCTACGTTGAGGCCGGGATCGCGGCCGGGCTGGATGTTGACGTCTTTGCTCCTAGGCTTTCCTTCTTCTTCAACTCACATCTGGACTTCTTTGAGGAAATTGCCAAGTTCCGGGCTGCGCGCAGAATCTGGGCCAGAGAAATGAAAGAAACCTACAAGGCCAAGAACCCCCGGTCCTGGCTCCTGCGCTTCCATACGCAGACCGCAGGCTGTACCCTTACCGCGCAGCAGCCAGAGAACAACATTGTGCGGACTGCGTTTCAAGCACTGGCTGCGGTTCTGGGTGGAACCCAGAGCCTGCACACTAACTCGATGGACGAGACCTGGGCCCTGCCGACTGAAAAGGCCGTGCTCATCGCACTCAGAACACAGCAGCTCATTGCCGAGGAGACCGGGGTAGCCAGCGTGATTGACCCGCTGGGCGGTTCCTACTTTGTCGAGTCGTTGACCTATGAGCTAGAAAAGCAGGCGTACCGGTACTTCGAGGCGATTGACGGAATGGGCGGGATGGTCAAGGCGATTGAGAACGGGTTTCCGCAGCGCGAGATAGCGGACGCCGCCTATCGGTACCAGCGTCTAGTGGACCAGGGCAGACGCACGGTCGTAGGCGTGAACAAGTACCAACTAGAAGGTGAGAAGCTTGAAATACCACTCCTGAAAATCGACCCGGAAGTCGAGCGGTCGCAGTGCGAGCGACTGGCGCAGCTCCGCAAGCGTCGGGACAACCTTAAGGTAAAGAAGGCGCTCGATGACCTGAAAGATGCGTGCCGGAGTCGGGACAACGTGATGTACCCGATACTTGAAGCGGTGCGGCAATACGCCACCTTGGGCGAAACGTGTCAAGCGATGAAGGATGTGTTTGGCGAGTACCGCGAGCCGCCGATGTTCTAGAAGTCTTAGGAGGATATTGAAGATGGGTAAGAAACTACGCATATTGATTGCCAAGCCAGGTCTGGATGGCCACGACCGGGGAGCAAAAGTCGTTGCCCGGGGGCTGCGCGACGCCGGTTTTGAGGTTATCTACACTGGTCTGCACCAGACACCGGAGATGATTGCCGAGGCTGCACTGCAGGAGGACGTGGACGCGGTCGGACTCTCAATTCTCTCCGGCGCCCACATGGTGCTTATCCCAGAGACGATGCGACTGCTCAGGGAGAAGGGAGCCGGAGACATTCTTGTCTTCGGCGGCGGGATAATCCCTGAAGAAGACAAGAAAGCCCTGTATGAGCAGGGTTGCGGTAGACTGTTCGGCCCGGGCACTGAAATCCGCGAGATTGTCGAATACCTTAAAGAGAAGTTTCCGGACAGCTAGGTCAACTCATTGATCCAGCCCTATCCTCGGTTCAGATGCGGGGTTACACAAGACCAACTGTGGTCGAATCGCGCTAGATAGTAAGTACTAGGGTGTCGAGCGCAGTGGCAACCAGGAAATGAAGCAAGGCGGCTGGCAGGAAACTCCGGCCTCTCAGGGCAAGAATACCGAGAATCAGTCCGGC containing:
- a CDS encoding methylmalonyl-CoA mutase family protein, whose translation is MMDELREKAARWQESLANDESQRRETVSGVPLKALYTPLDIEQLDYLRDLGFPGQPPFTRGIHQDMYRGRLWTMRQFAGFGTARHTNERYKFLLSHGETGLSVAFDFPTLYGRDSDDERARGEVGKCGVAVSSLEDMETLFSGIPLDKVSTSMTINGPASVVWALYIATAEKQGVSADKLRGTIQNDILKEYIAQKSWLFPPEPSMRVITDIMAFGAKEVPQWNTISISGYHIREAGSTAAQELAFTLKDGLTYVEAGIAAGLDVDVFAPRLSFFFNSHLDFFEEIAKFRAARRIWAREMKETYKAKNPRSWLLRFHTQTAGCTLTAQQPENNIVRTAFQALAAVLGGTQSLHTNSMDETWALPTEKAVLIALRTQQLIAEETGVASVIDPLGGSYFVESLTYELEKQAYRYFEAIDGMGGMVKAIENGFPQREIADAAYRYQRLVDQGRRTVVGVNKYQLEGEKLEIPLLKIDPEVERSQCERLAQLRKRRDNLKVKKALDDLKDACRSRDNVMYPILEAVRQYATLGETCQAMKDVFGEYREPPMF
- a CDS encoding cobalamin B12-binding domain-containing protein, with the translated sequence MGKKLRILIAKPGLDGHDRGAKVVARGLRDAGFEVIYTGLHQTPEMIAEAALQEDVDAVGLSILSGAHMVLIPETMRLLREKGAGDILVFGGGIIPEEDKKALYEQGCGRLFGPGTEIREIVEYLKEKFPDS